In Oncorhynchus gorbuscha isolate QuinsamMale2020 ecotype Even-year linkage group LG03, OgorEven_v1.0, whole genome shotgun sequence, the DNA window ttttacacctttatttaatctgtatttaactaggcaagtcagttaagaacacattcttattttcaatgacagcctaggaacagtgggctaactgcctgttcaggggcagaacgacagattttcaccttgtcagggTTCGATCTTGCAAAattagttaactagtccaacgctctaccacctgcctctcattgcacttcacgaggagactgcctgttacacgaatgcagtaagccaaggtaagttgctagctagcattaaagtTATCAAGCATAAtcaagttaactacacatggttgatgatattactactTTATCTACCGTGtccctgtgttgcatataatcgatgtggtgcgtatcgttgctccaatgtgtacctaaccatgaaacatcaatgcctttcttaaaatcaatacacagaagtatatatttttaaacctgcatatttagctaaaagaaatccaggttagcaggcaatattaaccacctcatcctcctccctcatgtggtacccttcctgcaggctcatcctgacatgaccctccagcatgacaatgccaccagccatactgctcattctgtacGTGATttactgcaagacaggaatgtcagtgttctgccatggccagcgaagagcccggataacatctcacagcaagaactggcaaatctggtgcagtccatgaggatgagatgcactgcagtacttaatgcagctggtggtcacaccagatactgactggtattttgattttgacccccactttgttcagggacacattattccatttctgttagtcacatgtctgtgggacttgttcagtttatgtctcagttgttgaatcttgctatgttaatacaaatatttacacatgttaagtttgtttATATATTGTTTTATCTGGAAGCAGACCCCAATGCAGTACCTCCGTGGacccatagctgtgggaagtaagggtgctgcagcacccacTGAAAAATtagaataaataaatcaaataagcATAATTTAAGTAGTGCACcgggcctttaatagtcctgtttACGCTACCGACATAGCAGTCTGCAGCGCCAGCGCGGGTAAAAAGATTTGTCCAGGCCTCCCCCACCCGTTGACAAAACTTTCTCAGCACCTCCCACCACAACATCCGCAGCGAAAGAAATCGCAGCACCCCCAAAACTACTTCCTGCAGCTATGCACGGACCCCACTTTGAGAACCCCTGTTCTGAGTCATCAAAGTTACTCAACCCATGTCTGGAAAATAGTCTTCATTAGTGAGTTGCTTGTAGTTAAACAATGATACACTCGACATTACAAGCAATACTGCCGGGCACACGTTTCTGATAGTGCACGAATGTAATAAATCAGATCCACATAGCGATTAAAATGCAGGAGTGGTGCAAAGGTCGGTGTAGTTAAAGTAGCCTGTATCTTCATTTATATAGGAACCACAAATACATACGTACAAGCCAGTTTACATTGGCAGGTTACATATGAATACATAAAGCAGAAATATTATAAATATTGCAAATGTTGCCTCTGGCATCCTCGTTCACCACGTTTTCACTCATTTGACACAAGACCAACAGCTAGCTAAAACGGCATAGTTGGCTGGCAAGTATCTGACGTTAGCTAACTAGTTTACTATTTgacaaactagctagctaccGTTACTGTAACATTTACTGACAAGCAAAATTCACCAGCTGATTAGCTATAGTAGCTAGCTAAATGTGAATGTGTTTGTGTCTCAAATAGCCTACTCGTGAAAATTCTCATTTATTGAATGAACGCGCTGTTCAttggtaaaatatatatttatatttaaaaggCTATTAAACTCAGCTTGTAGATGCAGTAAATGTTGGAATTATCTTACCAAGTGGTGCCTCCTAGTTAACGTCAGTTATGCAATTCCGATTTCTGGTATACGAGTTCCAAACAGTCGCTAGCGTAAGGATACCACGGTTagttagttaccacagccacaaagtaatattgctattgtaaaaatgtataaaaacaaaaataagctttttggTCCTAATTTAAGGTTATTTTTGGGCTttgggttagcagtgtggttaggttacAAAACTAATTTTAAGacgatatttattttttaaataggcGGGGTCTATGCATTTGTGGCTGTAGTTACAAATGACGACCGGACCACTTGGTGGACTTTCAATTACTTTCACGGAGTTTAGCGATGGCTCGAGCCCACTGTCAAGACGACAACTCCGCCGCAGCACCATTTCCAAATAACACAGATGTCCCTGAATGTAGTTTTGAATAGATAATACATGGACCAGGCGAATGTACATGTTTATAGTGGAGGTTGGATACGTTTGTATTGTCTTTGTTTACAATGTCTAATGCATTGATTAGTGGCTTGGGGAGTCATTATGCCCCCTTGTGGCTAAGCATTTCCCTGCAACCTCATCAAGGGTGTGTTCAATATGCAACGTTTCGATGGTTGAGATGAATGCGGAGTTTGCTAATCTTTACTGGTTTGCGAATGCAAAGAGTATTTTAAGCCGCTGTGCTAAAGAAAACTAAACAAATCATCGTACTGTTCTAAAACATTCACGATTGACTATTGTTATGATATTGACTGGACCCGTTTTCAAACAAGTACGTGCATGTTATGCATGCTGAATACACCTCAGAAAGACGTCAGACATATACACTTGTAAGCGGAACTGTGGCGTTATGGTTTGCACACCGCCATTAAAACTCTCCAAAATATGTGGCGTGAATACGTTTGAATTTAGCAGCCAGTGTGGGCCTGCTTGCTgagatgtagaaacatcaagaACACGATTATCTAGTTACTATTTCACTTAAAAATGGAAGAGATACGGTGAGTTTATGAGCGCGACTTATTAACATAATTACAATCATCGATGTAGTGTTAGTTTAGTGACAGGATGTGATTTGAGTTCCGTTTCCAACATTCTTTCGTTTGGTGTGTCCATTGCCAGAAGATACCGACCCTACCGTTACGCTTGTTTACACTGAGCTGAACTGGGGTCGGAACTCCGTCATGGTTACATTAATGCCATGTCAGAAACTTGGGCATTTCTGATTTGCTAACCTAGGGGGTTAGATCCTGAGTTTCCCACTTATGAAGTATCAGAAAcaaccaggtcgcagttgcaaatgagaacttgttctcaactagcctacctggttaaataaagctgaaaAAAATGGGAAGGTCTACACACAAACAACTTCAGTTCATTTTAATCGGAGGTCTCAAGTTTCAGACATGACTTGATTGTGGCATAAGACACTTGGAGCAGGTGCAATAGGTCAGAATATGTACCTCACTGCAGGGATGGGATATGCCACAATACTCCAAATTTTACCTCTGTCCACACAGCTCCATCGAGAATATTGAAATACTGCTAGTTTTCCTGGGAAACTGACCTTTTCGTCCTCATGCTAGCTAGCAGTAGCCACAGCAGCCATTATGGAATGGCACGTTGCATTGAACAACAAAGGTGCTGATACTGCCATTCCAAAATGGCTGCGGTGGCTCTTTTAATCCGACTTCGATACCGAAGTGACTTTTTCGTAGCAGggtaggaaaagggttagggttagagaaaaTGCTCTTCTAACCTGCTATGAAAATCACTTTGTATTGAAGTGGCGTGAAACGTGTGTCCTGACAAAAGGGCAGTTTTCTGGGAAAACTAGCAGTATTTCAATCTACTCTTATGTATCAGTGTGGATAAAGCTACAATTTGGAGTACAGTGGCATAACCCATCACTACATTTAGGTATGTTTTCCAAACCATATCTCGTAAACCCTATGCTATGACTgtctgtcaccagatctcaacccaattgaacacatTCTGAAGCAGTGCCTGAAACAGCATTTTCCAccacaatcaaaaaaacacaaaatggaatttctcatggaataATGGTGTCTCATcgctccaatagagttccagacacttgaagggtggcaggtagcctagtggttagaacgttaggggagtaaccgaaaggttgctggatcgaatccccgagctgacaaggtaaaaatctgtcgctctgccccagaacaagtcagttaacccactgtttcccggtaggccgttattgtaaataagaatgagttcttaactgacttgactagttaaatacattttaaaaatagaaaatataatctatgccaaggtgtattgaagctgttctggctcgtgatgacccaacaccctattaagacacttttaTGTTGGTttactttattttggcagttacctataTCTCATCATGGATCTATGAATATGACAAATTATTATGCGTATATCAGCCATTCAATATACATTTGAACCTATTACTATCTTGGACAGTCACTAATATCCACATATATTTCTATTTCAGTCCACTGTTGAGCAATCAGCCGTGGGAGGGCTCAGATCTCCCATCCCCAAACCTGAGACCAAGGCACCAGGAACTGATCCCAACGCCATGTGGCCCGGTCAGTATACATCCCAATTGTTCTCCTTATACACAGAGTAGACATTGTCACATTTATCTGTTCTAGCTGTTGCTTGAATTGGGAACCAGAGTCCTATTCAGTTCAATATTCTTCCTGCACTGTTGTGTCACTCAACTCTGTAAACATGTTTCTCTTATCACATGAATAAGAATGTAGACTACATGTTCACAGCATAAGAAGAATGTTCCTTTGTCTTACTCAGAAATTTGCACCCGTTTTGATTGAATAGGGCCCTAGGTGTCTGTGTGTAAAGAAAGGTTATATGCTTGGCTTTCTCCCCACAGATAAAGCCTTGGTCAGAGCTGTCATGCTTGGTGAAGCTTTACTTCTGCTTCACCATCGCCTCTCTACTGGCACTATTGGCCCTCACACTGACAAACATCTACAGGCAAAGCATGGCAACGTACAGCTATGAGGACGACTTCACTGTATCTCTCATCCAACTGGTTGGAATTTGTAAGTGGCATGTCTTACATTAGTGGCAATAGCAACAGATTGTTAACAACAGAGTGCCAACTCCTTACTGTGTCCAGACATGAACACATTATGAAATATTCAGAGAAAAGAAATGTAATCCCCAATTCTGATCACCCCATGTCACCATTGTTCTATGGTTAAATCCTGATTATGCCGCCTACACCAATACTGTATCACACACAGTCTTCTTTATGTTTCTCCAGTGTTCTGCATATACTACATCACCAGGGGAATCCTGCAGGAGAACAGGCAGGAGTTGATAGTGTTTGTCCTCGGTGTGTTGGTGGTCATGATGCGCTCTGTGGTCAACTTCATGGTGCTCCCTCTCCAGGATAGAAAGGACCTGCTTCTGGTACGCTGCATGTGGACCAACAAAATTAAACCAACTCCTATGTCTAATCCAGGGTCATATTCAGTACGGTATACCGTAGCAAagtgttttgcaacagaaaacaacaATCTGTGTTCTCATTGGACAAGTTTGGGTACTACCTCCCCGTTTAAAAACATATTCTCCCTACAGAACACGGCTCAATTGTGACCAGACGTGATTGTGCATGTGCTTATGTCACAGGTGCTGTTTGAGTAGCTGAGGTAGTGAAtcagtgtgtgtgcttgtgtggtagGTGCGGTTTGTGTGCATCCTGTGTGTGGGCGTGGTCCATGTCCTGTGCGCCACTCTGCTCATCCAAAGGCCCAACATGATGGCCTTCCGGGTGGGCGGAGCTCTGGAGAGCTTCCAGGAGCAGTACTTCCTGATCAACCTGTGCTTCTCCATGGTCACCTTTGACCTACAGGCCCAGGTACCGCCACATTCCACATGTGTCACAATACATGTCTGACACACGACAACCATTTTCTTCCGACAGATGGCATCATTCTAACACGTTGTGTTGCCTTGACATTGAGCATCTTTGGTGCAGATATGTATGATTGCCTTCAGggtatttttttgtatttataaGGATCCCTAttattcctggggtccaaacaaatGAAAGCTAAAATATAACAGTACATATAACATAATTACACCAGTACATATCCACAATTCATTTCTAATATCACCGTACAAGCATGTGtgtagagtgagtgtgtgtgtcttgtcACAGTCCAAGGTGTAGTTTTATGGTTTTTAAACCTGCTTGCatgttacttgatgtggaatagagttccatttagtcatggctctgtgtagtactgtgcaTTTCCCAGATTCTGTTCTgcacttggggactgtgaagagacctctggtggcatgtcttgtggggtatgcatgggtgtctgagctgtgtgctagtagtttaaacagacagctcgctGCTTTCAACATGTaaatacctctcacaaagacaaatAGTGATGCAGTCACTCTCCTCTACTTCGGGCCATGAGAGATTAACATGCATGTCATTGATGTTAGCTCTCTGTACATTTAAGGGCCGGCCATGCTGCTTTGTGCTGGGCCAACTGTAATTTGCCTTTGTCCCTCTTTGTGGTGCTTGACGAtatgactgggcagtagtccaggtgcaacaacTCGAGCCTGTAAGACTTGTTTTGTTGATAGCAATGTCAAGAAAGCAGAGCAGTTCTTTCTCCCTATATTAGCTACCATTACATcagtatgttttgaccatgacagtttacaatccagggttacaccAAGCAGTTTTTGTCtgctcaacttgctcaatttccacattctTCATTATGCAATTTAGTTTAGGTTTTATTGAATGATTTATCCCGGATATATTGCTTTtaattttagaaatatttaggactagctTATTACTTGTCTCCCATTCTACAACTGACTGCAGGTCTTTGTTCAGTGATGCAGTGATTTGACttgctgtggtagctgacgtgCATAAcgttgagtcatcagcatacatagacagGCTTTACTCAGTGCCAGGTCAGTAGGAAAGATTGAAAAAAATAAAGGGCTTAAACAGCTACCCTGGAGAATGCCCGACTCTACATTGattgttggagaggcttccattaaaaaaCACCCTCTCTTTTCTGTTAGACAGAACTCTCGatcctttttttttttaacctttatttaaccaggcaagtcagttaagaacagattcttattttcaatgacggcctgggaaca includes these proteins:
- the LOC124032023 gene encoding uncharacterized protein LOC124032023 isoform X2, translated to MEEIRPLLSNQPWEGSDLPSPNLRPRHQELIPTPCGPIKPWSELSCLVKLYFCFTIASLLALLALTLTNIYRQSMATYSYEDDFTVSLIQLVGILFCIYYITRGILQENRQELIVFVLGVLVVMMRSVVNFMVLPLQDRKDLLLVRFVCILCVGVVHVLCATLLIQRPNMMAFRVGGALESFQEQYFLINLCFSMVTFDLQAQLCLCILIMTSGTTMSFTNSIILGFGVVWACLTAAMGAIAVLKEAKPLVWVFVLLNVPEVAYFVYLMYRISVHWGQDKTYTLEAAAVTGAGISVLIKVFSSDKQ
- the LOC124032023 gene encoding uncharacterized protein LOC124032023 isoform X1, which gives rise to MEEIRPLLSNQPWEGSDLPSPNLRPRHQELIPTPCGPIKPWSELSCLVKLYFCFTIASLLALLALTLTNIYRQSMATYSYEDDFTVSLIQLVGILFCIYYITRGILQENRQELIVFVLGVLVVMMRSVVNFMVLPLQDRKDLLLVRFVCILCVGVVHVLCATLLIQRPNMMAFRVGGALESFQEQYFLINLCFSMVTFDLQAQLCLCILIMTSGTTMSFTNSIILGFGVVWACLTAAMGAIAVLKEAKPLVWVFVLLNVPEVAYFVYLMYRISVHWGQDKTYTLEAAAVTGAGISVLIKGVLFWSLFRLARSFGQGLRERMFSSDKQ